The following proteins are encoded in a genomic region of Spirosoma sp. SC4-14:
- a CDS encoding CvpA family protein: MNTLDLLMIIPLAWGAFNGYRKGLLVEIVAVIAFIVAMIVGFKFLAFGIELLSPYISRELARKLLPWLGFSVIFFPTVFMINRMGFALRRSLKYTLLGTFDSVAGAVVGLFTWVFGISVILWLFSYMGIKIPARQTEGAFLYEYIRPVAPQVMDKAAVWVPKGLEAGKKWRADTIKE; this comes from the coding sequence ATGAACACCCTCGATTTGCTCATGATCATTCCCCTGGCATGGGGCGCATTTAACGGTTACCGCAAGGGGCTTCTGGTGGAGATCGTTGCGGTCATTGCGTTTATTGTTGCCATGATTGTGGGTTTTAAGTTTCTGGCTTTCGGTATTGAACTGCTTAGCCCCTATATCAGCCGTGAGCTGGCCCGTAAGCTGTTGCCCTGGCTTGGCTTTTCGGTCATATTTTTTCCTACGGTGTTCATGATCAACCGGATGGGCTTTGCTCTGCGCCGTTCTCTTAAATATACGTTGTTAGGAACCTTCGATAGCGTTGCCGGAGCCGTAGTTGGTCTTTTTACCTGGGTGTTTGGAATTAGTGTTATCCTTTGGTTGTTCAGCTACATGGGAATAAAAATACCCGCTCGCCAAACCGAAGGTGCTTTTTTGTATGAATACATTCGGCCTGTTGCTCCACAGGTTATGGACAAAGCCGCCGTATGGGTACCTAAAGGGCTGGAAGCAGGAAAGAAATGGCGAGCTGATACTATAAAAGAGTGA
- a CDS encoding GatB/YqeY domain-containing protein, giving the protein MALKQQIDADIKQAMLAKDQDKLRALRAIKSMILLEETKEGGTGELKAEDETRILTKAVKQRKDSADIYRQQNRADLLATEEAEIAVIEQYLPKQLSEDELKEKLQAIIARVGASTPSDMGKVMGIATKELAGQADGKAISAAVKQLLQ; this is encoded by the coding sequence ATGGCTCTGAAACAACAAATTGACGCCGATATTAAACAGGCTATGTTAGCCAAAGATCAGGATAAACTGCGTGCATTACGCGCCATTAAATCCATGATTTTGCTTGAAGAAACAAAAGAAGGCGGTACGGGCGAACTCAAAGCTGAAGACGAAACCCGTATTCTGACGAAAGCCGTAAAACAGCGGAAGGATTCGGCCGACATCTATCGTCAGCAAAACCGCGCTGATCTATTGGCCACTGAAGAAGCAGAAATTGCCGTTATTGAACAATACTTGCCTAAACAATTGTCGGAAGATGAGCTTAAGGAAAAACTACAGGCCATTATTGCCCGTGTAGGTGCTTCGACCCCTTCTGATATGGGTAAAGTAATGGGTATAGCTACCAAAGAACTCGCTGGCCAGGCCGATGGGAAAGCGATCTCGGCGGCTGTGAAGCAGTTATTACAATGA